A single Vigna radiata var. radiata cultivar VC1973A chromosome 8, Vradiata_ver6, whole genome shotgun sequence DNA region contains:
- the LOC106771492 gene encoding uncharacterized protein LOC106771492 produces the protein MGNCFFGAMSDPHAAIKVITSNGGIMEFSAPVTVSFITNEFPGHAIFRSHDLFWKPLSQFEELEAGQSYYLLPLSNTNNINNNNNIDIPCGVGENVNVVRQGHVRSHSVPTTSYPALYRMSLDYQHHHQGMGLLKRSSIETFSGRSSGNSSCNINGGVGGSSRFWKVKLVITPEQLLDILAQEARTKELLESVRMVAKCGDASAAGMISDQWSLSSTSWSISSKIDALVGI, from the coding sequence ATGGGAAACTGCTTCTTTGGGGCCATGTCAGATCCTCATGCAGCAATCAAAGTCATAACATCAAACGGTGGAATCATGGAGTTCAGTGCTCCGGTAACCGTCAGTTTCATCACCAACGAGTTCCCAGGGCATGCCATATTCAGAAGCCACGACCTCTTTTGGAAACCGCTCAGCCAATTCGAAGAGTTGGAGGCAGGTCAGTCTTACTATCTGCTACCACTCAGCAACaccaacaatatcaacaacaacaacaacatagaTATCCCATGTGGTGTTGGTGAAAATGTAAACGTTGTGAGACAAGGGCATGTCAGATCTCACAGTGTCCCAACAACCTCCTACCCTGCCTTGTATAGAATGTCCTTGGACTACCAGCACCACCACCAGGGAATGGGGTTGCTCAAGAGATCCTCCATTGAAACCTTCTCTGGCAGAAGCAGTGGTAACAGTAGCTGCAACATTAATGGTGGTGTTGGTGGTAGCAGTAGGTTTTGGAAAGTGAAGCTGGTGATCACCCCAGAACAGTTGCTTGATATTTTGGCACAAGAGGCTCGCACAAAGGAGTTGCTAGAGAGTGTAAGGATGGTAGCAAAATGTGGGGATGCTTCAGCTGCAGGTATGATTTCTGATCAGTGGAGCCTTTCCAGCACCAGTTGGAGCATTTCCTCTAAGATTGATGCCTTGGTAGGCATTTAA